The sequence below is a genomic window from Lolium perenne isolate Kyuss_39 chromosome 4, Kyuss_2.0, whole genome shotgun sequence.
TTCATAGTATCAAATTTCATGACATTTTACTGGCATATTCGGGTGAAAAATAACAGCCAAAGTTGCATATTGGAGACCGTGTCCAAGTCCAAGATGTTATTTAACTATAGAATGAGTGTTATTTTAATCCCAACTCCCACAAATGTGCTGTATGCTGGTAGAAGTGGGTACTTTGGCCCATGGATTGTTTAGTGTTATAGACTAGAAAAACTTGAAGACATTCAGAGGAAATTTAAGTGTGCTAATTTAGAGGGGGCTAGTTTGCATTAGCTGACTCCTAGGTGAATTTCTACTGATATTGTATTATTTTTGGCAGGAAAGCTCTGTGGATGCATCACAATGGAGGAACATCAAGCAGCATGTGCTACCTTACGGTTCTTCAAGGCCGCTAACCCGCAAGCTTTCTTTGGATGCGTCTTCAAGTGATTCAAGAGGCATAGAGGCATCAACAAGCATGTCATCAGAGAGTACTTCTGTGGAAATCAACATCCCAAAGTTAGCCGAGGTTAGGGAAATCAAAACACTTTGTTATCGTTAAATATACCATCAAAATTAAGATGATGCATATTTGTTGTATGACAGGGTGTTGAATATGGGAGGCAGCCAATGGTGGCATCCTCCGCTTTGGTAGAACTAACAACTAGGCTAGATTTCTTCAAAGAGCGGAGGTCGCAACTGATGGAACAACTCCATAGTCTTGATTTAGGACATGGTTCTGCTTCTCAGAGTTTTCCATACAAGCCACCTTCCCCTTGGACCAGTCCAAGGTAGGATATGTCCATTGTATATCCTCGGTAGATATTCTTCCGTCTTCATCATTTGTAGAAGTTGGTCGTGGTAATgtaaattaattttcctttttcatctTCTCTAATATGGGTTTATTGTTTTGTTGTTGCATGAGGTAGCTATTTTGCCAGTGTGATGTTGTAGCCGCCTGTATGTAATGTGTCAATGGGGTGCATCTAAACAAGTTTCCCAAAGATGCGGTGGTATATATGTTTTTTGTGTGTGTTGCGCATAGGCGATGAACCGGTTTGCTTCTTGTAATTTATATCGATGTGTTACTCGGAAGGAAAGGGTACAGGATAAaagtatatattttttttttgtgaTTTATGTTACTTGTATCTTCGTATCCATGTCTACTGGAAATTGTTATGGTACCATGCCTAGTGGAAAGGCTGTTGACTAGACACGCACCTCTTTGTTCCATTTGAAAGTCGGACCCAAATTATGCTTGATCATAACTCAGAACAGCCTCCTGCTGGCTGCATAACTATTAAAGTACGTAGTTGTTGTGTTTGCGTAACTATTAAAGTACAAGCTGAGTCCTGTTGTTCTAAAAACTTTGCAAGAATGCACGAACATGCGATAGTATATATTTGCAGTAGAGTGGCAACGCCAGAGTTCCAAAAGATAGACTATTTTGTGTGTTTGAGTCACTGTTATAATTTCTACGATGCGGGATGGAATGGACGATTTCTGTGCTTGGTTCTATGAATCAAAATGTGTTTTTATGAGTAAATCGGTGTATAAACTTCACCAGCAGCTGCTACAGATCAACGACAGAAACTAAAAGAAGGATCTTGTGGCTTGCTTTGGGTCTGAATGAGCCTAGATTAAAATTGCTGGATTGTCTGGGTCCAAAGCAGGCACTAGCTGAACTGCTTCATCAAGATACGGACCAACCTCAGATGCATTGTGCTTCTCCAAAACGTCATGGTGGGGTGGCGATGTGCTGCCGGTGATGGGCATTGCTTGGGACGCAAGCTTTCAGGAGCACAATGTACATGGCAGCCACTTTTTTGAAATGGAGGTTATGCcttagcctctgcatcaattatTGATGCATACAACTGTCCTTATTATTTTAATTAACAAAGGTTTAACAAAGATTATACATCAAGAACCTTATATTTTGTCATTAATTTAGCCCACTTGCAGTAAATAGCACATAGATGGCCCATCCTTCGTTTTCTGTCACGCTCTGCCACTGTCCAAAGCCATCACACAACACCTACACCCGATAATGAGTGGAAAACATGCCAACATGGCCTTTGCCTTGAAAACGTGAAACCCCTCATCAACTAGGAGCCGGGAACATCGCATACCCCAAGACACGCTCTAAGCGAAACGGGAGCGCTCATCCGGTATTATGGCGGACACTTAGTCAACGTCTTCCTCAAGTCCGGTTGGACCCTGCCAAACTACTTGCTGATCTCTTCTAGGCATATGAGGGAAGATACTTTGATCAGGCCTGCCTTGGAGTCGTGGTCATGCTACGGTGGAGTCTCGCTTTGATTGTTACGTGGTCCGGTTGCTTAGTACCCGGCCCCGCCTCCTCACCTTCGGTAGGAGATTGAGCAAGACGAGTTTTTGTTGCCGGGTCGTTGTAGGAGATTGTGTGTGTGACGTTCTATCGGCCGTCTTGTCCTCTTCTATGAAATTGACACGTACTCTAGGATGTATCTTTGAAAAAAAAGATGCATTGTGCTTCTGTGGACTTGGTGGAAGGCTAGGTTGGAGCAGAGTAAGAGGATGTCTCCGTGAAGAAAGCCAAACTGTCAAAACAAAACCCAAGTGGAAGGCccgtgaaggagatgttctgaaaATTAATACCGCCGACGGATATTTTGATCCAAGATCGAGGAGTGGTGGCTGGGGTTTTGTAGTCAGAGATTTGGAAGGTGAAATGATGGGAGCTGATGCCGGTAAGCTGAGCCATGTCTTTGATGCTTTTCATGCCGAGGCAGAAGCGTGCAGTGATTATTGATGCAAATAGGTCAATATTAGGTACCTGTACCCCCTTTAGTTAAACAAAATGAACTAACTTTTCtgataacatcatcattttctatAAGAGAATAGAGGGTACCTATTGACCCACTTGCATATCTAGCAGGGATGCACTTCAGGTGGCTCAGAACTGGGGGGATGTCTCGCATTGAGAGTGAAACTGATTCCCAACTTCTGGTTCAGGTGCTAAACAACATCGATGACCCATGCGGAGTACTGATCAAGGAGATTAAAACCTTTTTTTCTTAATTCCATCCGTTTAAAAGTAGTACAATTTTGCCccagtgatgaggtctaagaccccgtttgtggcccgatcttgcggttgacccgaaatccaaggggaaggagagggagagcgcgaagaacacgatgaacacgaagaatacgaggaactcacgcacgcacacctacccgatacaatcgatacttaccctcgtggctcgatggaccacgccaatagaatcaacccggaagagacgcgcggtagaattccgaggtgagagattggtgttggagaaaagagattggtgagggagagagagtgacttgcactagaatctcactcaacaatatccaaatcaacaacaagggttgccttgattacagagggatgaaaccctagggagacaaagctcaaagtcatgtttaagctatcatcttgtctaaagagctaagggggtgacctaggtgcttatataggcacacatggccagcaagggcaaaCAGGtaagcgaatggataagttaaggcagtttggtgggtcattcccgtcagatccggtttgggtccggtctgaccgggcctgtgaccgggcggtccggtcgtgggtccggttgaccgggcgcaaaccgggaatctgcgaagtttccggtcgtcgtccggtacgagggagcttcgccggtttgcgcccggttgaccgggcctgtgaccggggcgtccggttgctggtccggtctgaccgggtcctggaccggccaggctgggcctcttcctcccgcctcttcttcctcttccttcttctcttctttccttcttcttcttcttctctcttccttgcaccatgggagttccttctctcttggtccttgtcgatgtcggcacctatagacacaatgatgataggcatgaggtagcataccattcaagttggtgttgaggtcgaccatagagaggaaagggttcaccttgacatatatggcggaggtttgtgttgttggtccacttgggggactccttggccatggtgtagcgtcgacgataggcggggctgcacttgacggtcttgaggtggaggtgtccgaaggccaccccgcatcacccaGGGCCTGTAATAGTGTTGCGGACGTTCTCGCCGCCTTTGGTGCAAAGCTTAGGGATGAGCCCCAAGCCTTATGGCCGGGCCATGCTCTTGACTTTGCACTTGTTCATGTTGCCAGCAATCTTGCTGTGTCATTTGAGTAATGGAATGACTTTAAGCTCCGAATGGAGGGGGCTCTGCCTCTAAGTTCAGGCCTACTACCTAGGTTCCGTACTTGTGGTGTGTGCCAATTCATGAAACGTGTATATATACTTTCAAAGTTCAGGACTTGGTTGACATCTCATTCTTATGGTGCTGTGCCAGTATGGCTTCAGTGCCCCAACTGCGAACCCTCCCAGTGTTTGTAAGCAACTCAGATGTAGTATTTTGCTCTTGACTTGCACACAATAGGATTTGTCAGCATTTGTATCACTAAGTTGTGCCAGATTTCACCAAGGCAGTATCCAGCTCTTGTAAATAGTTGATATACAAAGAAAACACCCCGAGGAACACATAAGGTGAACTTGTGCAGTATCATATAAGCGTCGCATGTTAACTCAGGTAAAACATTTACATCTCTGAACTTGCCATTACAAGACACCGCTGTAAGTTCAGTCTTCAGGCGTGCCGAAAATGCGCACGTGGAGTAAAGGATCTTCAAGTCAGCAATCTAAACTAACATTAGTGAATTCTATATGCATGTATATAGCTATTTAGGCATAGCTTGGCATTGCTGCGCTATGCTACACTGGCTGGAAAAAGCACCTGTAGAAAGGCAGCTGTGTCTATTTTGTAAACAAGCAAAAAATGTACAGTTCGACCTGGTTATTAAAAACGCACCGCTTTCCCTTATTTCTACATGAGAGCCAGCCAGCTGAAGTTTCCTTGGAATCTTTTCGCAAGCAGGGTTTATGATTATCCTGATCTCTGAAGCTTCTCATCCAGTGGAGTCTGCTGACTCATGATATACAACAGTACATGTAGAGGCATCAAACCCTGCTGCGTCATGAGCAGCATCATGTTTTTGACAGTTCAACGCATAAATCCATGTCCTTGTAGCTCTCCAGTTTCAAATGTGTTCTCAGATGTTGTCTTCTTGGAACGCTTTGTACACAAAATCTTTAAAGCGCCTGGAATACTGTTTTGGATCTACTGCCGAGATTGATGTCGGGTCGTACTGGAAAGACTTGTATGCGTGCTCAAGCTTTTTGCTGATATCATAATCTTGAAGTATGTCTATAATCCCGAAGTACAATATGACGTCGTAGAACTCCCCGGTAGGCTCACCAATAAGCTGCGGTTCACAGTCAGTCCTCCGTACTGTTAGTTCGGCTTTTGTTGGCATATTCGACCCGAGCCTTATCGTGCACATCCTGTCCATCCAAAGAATATTCTTTATGGTTATGTACTTATGTTAGAACATACAATGCATGGATAGGAATACAGACATACATCTAAATCAGTTTTATAGTATTAAAGGGGGTTATATTGGTATAAACCAATTTCTGGCTATTATTTCTTTCCATTTAGAAAGGAAAAAAAGCTATTTGTCCTTGATAAACATCATATATCTCCATCACTATTTACTATATGAGTGGCTATATATTAGTACCTGCTCCTATGCTATTGAGCACGTATACAGTTAAATCCAACTCAGTCAGCACATATGAAAGGAATGGACAAATGATAGGGTGCAAACAAGTATGGCTACATGTAACGTTTAATCCTCATGGGGTCTGCATGGACATACCAGACAAACACATTGGATCAATAATTTTTAGTGAGGCACAAGTGTAATAATAAATTAGAATAAGGCACAAATGGACCAAAGGCTGTGGCCTACAAGTATTGCGAATAAGAGCTCTTATTTCACCTGTTTGGATCAGTATCTCCTCTAGACAGGTGAGACGATAGGTGGGGTGATGATCCTCTGCTGCTATCACTATCAAAGGAACCTTCAAACAATGACGTTTGTAAGGTATATATCAACAATGCTAAAGTTGTTAaaatattttatatttttttaactAACCTTCAGTCATTATAACTCTTTTGTCTCTAAAATGTACACCGACCAAAAGACTGTAATCCATAATGTTTTCCTGCTCGAGAAAATCGCAGTCCTTGTCGACTTGTCTGCTTCAACAAATTGAACTTCTACATTAACTTGGAAGGTAAAATTGTGATGATTTCTGACAGAGACTAGCCTCACCCACCTTTGGAACTCTTGGTACCAGTGTTTTTGCAATCTAAATATAAAATTAAGATCAAGGTCTTTTAAAATAGTATACTCGTCGATTTCTGTCTGTGGCTTGTCAGTCGTACGTCCAAGGGATGAGCCTTTCAGATCAAATCTCCTATGGATAAAGTGATCAGAACAGAACAGATTTCCCATTATGACAAAACGAACCTGGGTAGTACATCAAAGGGATCATCAGGCATAAATTACAACATTAGCAAGAATATATATAAATAAATTAACTGTAGCATGAAAACCAAATATCTTTTAAGTCCTGACCTTCTTTTGGTTAGCTCCAGCTAACTTGACACAATGAAGACCAAAAAACTTGGTGACCAGAGTGTTCTCGAATGACCGGACATGATTGTAGTAAGCTCGAAGCATCTTCAGAAATATCTACATGATAAAAGAGTGCTCCATACGTTCTGTATAAAACCATTGGTTGTATTTGAAGTTCAGAAAGCATTTAGAGAGATATAATCAGAAGGCACAAACCTTTACTTCAGCTTTCTTCATAGTCTTTATCATGTACTGATCATTGCTTGTGAGATAAAAGAAGCTTCCACTCTTGCCAGGGGATGAGAGCTCCCGGAGAGCTTGGTCGCCACAAAGGGATAACATATAATCTGCTGCATCAACCTTGAATAACTTGCGCAATGTCCTGTGATTCAGTTTACAAAAAATTACATGAGAACTTGCCAATGAGAATAGATAAACTATGATGAAGGCATAACACAAAAGTTAGACATTGCAATGATGACCAACCGGAATACTTGCGGGCAGTAATCTTTCCATTTGAAATCGCAAGAACTGTGAGGAGGGGTGTACTTTGAGCCTTCTGGAGGGAACCTTGTCCATACTTTCTCCTTTGGGTCAAAAGCTGATGACCTGAGATCAAGCGTAATAGGGCCTTGTTTTCCTACAGCGTGTCTGTTCCCCAGACAGgatgataagcacatgaacaaatTTATTTTCAAATGTTAGAAAGACATGATGTTCAGCTACATTGTCGCGAGTTATCCACAACAGATGGCTGAATGACTTGTACTATTATGATCCACTACCGTTAGTAGAGAATGAAATGCAGTATAACATGATTTTCCATGGGTGAGCTGTCCTGCTGAAAATCATATGGATGAGATTAAATTAATCTGGAAGCTTCGACACGACGACCACCTCAAACTTTGATCCATGCACATCCCAAGCTTTGTTTTTTGGTCGAATGCCAAAATGGTGCAATTTGAATGTAATGGCAGATCATAAAAATCCTCTGTGTAGCCATCAAATTAGACAGCACTCTGGTTCATATTCACCAGTTACAAGAACATGCATTAGGCTCACCCAGCTGCATTTTTGCACATTGTTCCTTTTTTAAATTGCTAATGTAAGGGCTGCCTCCTTTCGAAaacaatcaaagatgaatatgcaTTAGGTGGATAAACGGAAGTCTCATGCTTTCTATGCATGCAAACAGTTtctagaggaggagggggaatagAGCCATATGCCAATGAACGTTGAAATTCTTGAGAACTTTCAGACAACCGTGGGACCTGGATGATCCGAACGGCGGTCATAAACGTGAGATACCCAAAGCCAAACGCAAATTTCTAAGTGTTTTAATGTCAAATGCACAAATTAGAAAAACAATGTCGAAACTCACACATTTTGACGGATGCTGCATTGAGAGATTCAATGAGGAACCGTTGAGGGCAGGCAGGTGGGGGGTACCTGATGCCGAGCTGGAGGTTGAGCATAAGCTCATAGTTCTTGTGGCCCTTGGCGATGGTCTCGCCCTGCCGCCGCGGCGCGCGCGACCTGCCGCCGGCGTGCGGCCCCGtcgccggcgacggcggcggcaggcCCCTGGCCTCGCCGGCGTCCTCCACCCTCACCGTCGTGGCGCGCCTCCCCGTCCTCGTCCTTCCGGTTCCCCGCCGCCGACCTAGCACCGTGACCTCCGGCTCCGCCTCGTCCCCTCCGCGTCCTCCTCCACAATGCCGCACGTGGTGCCCCCATCCAGAGGAGCCCCCTACCCCCTGCAATCACGGATCCTTTCAAACTTtccttctctctctcctcccaCCCGGAAGTTTTGCTGGGTCTGGACGCCGAGCTCGCGCGCCCGTACGTTCGC
It includes:
- the LOC127332173 gene encoding phosphatidylinositol 4-phosphate 5-kinase 4; amino-acid sequence: MLNLQLGIRHAVGKQGPITLDLRSSAFDPKEKVWTRFPPEGSKYTPPHSSCDFKWKDYCPQVFRTLRKLFKVDAADYMLSLCGDQALRELSSPGKSGSFFYLTSNDQYMIKTMKKAEVKIFLKMLRAYYNHVRSFENTLVTKFFGLHCVKLAGANQKKVRFVIMGNLFCSDHFIHRRFDLKGSSLGRTTDKPQTEIDEYTILKDLDLNFIFRLQKHWYQEFQRQVDKDCDFLEQENIMDYSLLVGVHFRDKRVIMTEGSFDSDSSRGSSPHLSSHLSRGDTDPNRMCTIRLGSNMPTKAELTVRRTDCEPQLIGEPTGEFYDVILYFGIIDILQDYDISKKLEHAYKSFQYDPTSISAVDPKQYSRRFKDFVYKAFQEDNI